One part of the Arcanobacterium phocisimile genome encodes these proteins:
- the glpB gene encoding glycerol-3-phosphate dehydrogenase subunit GlpB — protein sequence MKVVVIGAGLAGLSSALMLAEAGHRVEIISKGLGGLLLSTGGIDVYGWTAEGAPVTKPFEAIGAIDHPDHPYHKIGAQAVRHAVGWLGQRLPFIQLPADEESNSLVPTAVGAVRPMFGLHSTLLPLEDGQKLVVVGIKQFKDFPAQLIADNLSRSPLVNVSARAISIDLDVRGNEADSAATNFARFLDTTSGRAAFLDALRGQAQPDEILVLPAILGLQPETYQYLTDELGVRISEVPVPPPSVPGRRLNDALVAATKASRIDISTNAQVIGFEHEDGAVRTVHIQRAGRVTVSRVDAVIHAGGGFESGSLTRDPDGTITERIFGLPVREAADIFSSGIRVDQHMHPLDTEGNVLYRNMYLAGSILGGAHAPVEKSGEGIALGSAWVAAHSAISEGENR from the coding sequence ATGAAAGTTGTTGTTATTGGCGCCGGCCTAGCTGGCCTATCTTCAGCACTCATGCTGGCCGAAGCTGGTCATCGAGTCGAAATCATCTCTAAAGGCCTCGGTGGCTTGTTGCTTTCCACTGGTGGAATTGATGTTTATGGCTGGACCGCTGAAGGTGCACCCGTCACCAAACCTTTTGAGGCAATCGGAGCTATTGATCATCCTGATCACCCGTATCATAAGATCGGTGCACAGGCAGTACGTCACGCAGTAGGTTGGCTAGGCCAACGCTTACCGTTTATTCAATTACCGGCAGACGAAGAATCGAACTCGCTAGTTCCGACGGCAGTTGGTGCGGTACGCCCAATGTTCGGCCTACATTCAACTCTCCTTCCGCTTGAAGATGGCCAAAAACTCGTCGTCGTCGGAATTAAACAATTCAAGGATTTCCCGGCACAACTCATTGCCGATAATCTCTCGCGTTCCCCACTGGTCAATGTTTCCGCACGTGCGATCAGTATCGATCTTGATGTGCGTGGGAATGAAGCTGATTCTGCAGCAACGAATTTTGCTCGATTCCTAGATACGACATCCGGGCGGGCTGCATTCCTGGATGCATTGCGTGGCCAAGCACAGCCCGACGAGATTTTGGTACTACCAGCTATCCTTGGTCTTCAACCAGAAACTTACCAGTATCTTACGGACGAACTTGGCGTGCGAATCAGCGAAGTCCCGGTTCCCCCGCCGTCAGTTCCTGGCCGCCGCCTCAACGATGCCCTCGTAGCGGCAACAAAAGCCTCACGTATCGACATCTCCACCAACGCACAAGTAATTGGGTTCGAGCATGAAGATGGAGCTGTACGGACCGTTCATATTCAGCGAGCTGGTCGCGTCACCGTGTCGCGTGTCGATGCCGTTATTCATGCTGGTGGCGGTTTCGAATCTGGTTCACTCACTCGCGATCCAGACGGCACAATTACCGAACGTATTTTTGGACTCCCCGTTCGTGAAGCCGCCGATATTTTCTCTTCTGGCATCCGAGTGGACCAGCACATGCATCCGCTAGATACCGAGGGTAATGTGCTCTACCGCAACATGTATCTTGCCGGATCAATTCTGGGCGGAGCGCATGCGCCGGTAGAGAAGTCAGGTGAAGGTATTGCGCTGGGTTCAGCGTGGGTAGCTGCCCATTCAGCAATAAGTGAAGGAGAAAACCGATGA